From the genome of Platichthys flesus chromosome 10, fPlaFle2.1, whole genome shotgun sequence:
ACAATCTAAATATTGAATTGTCAAAAGTTTGAACTAAATGTGATGTGATtgtgaatttaaagaaaaaattgAGAAAGAAAACTGTGGTTCCTGCAGGCAAGACGTTAGCTTCAAGCTTATAAAGCTATAAAAAGCATGAAAACCACCCAAAGCTACAGTCTGTGACACTGCAGCTGTCTTCAGTGTATATAAACCCTCTGTAAATAACCAAGAAGCCACATTCAACACAACTTATTTATCAGTAGACTAGGATGCATACAGCTTTTTAAGTCGATttgtataatgtattttaagCAAAAGAAGGCAATAAATTAACAATTGCACGTCCGTTGCAACTCtctcattattatatttattctaaGGCGTTGCATGTGTAAATTTAGTCTTGTGTGATTCTGTAACAGAGCATTAACCACGTATTATTATGTATAGAATAATAGTTATTTGTAGATTAAATAAGATGATCTGTTTTCTACTTGCATCGCATTCTCAAGTTGCTTTAGTAAACATATGGCTGGACAGCATTTAATATGAAAGAAGGTGAATGAGTTACtatgaatgatgatgatgaaggaatcAGCACATCGTTTTCTACCCAGGTATATTATCTACATGAGGAGACGAGGGACATGGGAGCACGCGGGGGAAAAAACTCTTGTCtcagcagtttgtttttccaaataCATGGATTCAAAAAAACGTGTGGTTTGATTTTCCTTCAACCCTGTGGTCGGTTTCCTCTGCCATGACTTCCAACAACAAAGTGTAACTTAATTTAGACACTGGTTCCTGCAGTGGAAACGCTCCTGCAAGGTTCCTGTTGTTCCTGGAGAAAGTTCCTGTGCTGCTGATGAGTCCAGATCCGTCTCATATCATACGAGTGCTTTGtaaccaccaccatcatcatttcTAACACAGTCTGGTGGAGTTCCTTTATGCTCAACGTTAAGCTGAATTAATGCAGGAGTTTTGGAAACGTGTATGTGTGACGGAGGTGGAAGTGAAAATGAGTCAATTTTTTATAGACTCTGCAGAACGGAAACGCAGCTCTGCTGTTTCCTGTCGTAGCAGACACAGAGCAAAGTGCGTGGCTGATTCAAAGAAGGCCGCCTGAGGACACACTCTCTGATACAACAGCTCAAATGCTACGGAACACTTTTAATACttattataaacatttacattcaaaTCAGACTCATAAGTTTAGTCCAGGTGAACAATATGATCAGAGCACAGGGtcctgtttggttttaaatcaaaaGTTTGAGACTTTGGTTCAGCAgcaatatacaaaaacaaagggaTTTAAAAAAGTTGAATCTACTAACTTGTAGTTTTTAACATTTGAGTGACCACAACTAAATCTCTGCCcgtttccctctttctctccccatcAGTCTGATACCCTGGTGGTCTGTGGTGTTGACGAAGATCTGGTTGCAAAGCTGAAGGCGTTCCGTTTCCGGAAGGAGACCAATAACGCTGCCATCATCAGTGAGTACCGgccacacattttcacacattcaaTATCATCTCTTATATGTTAAGATGTAACGTGTTCTAGGTCTAACTGCTTTAGAGAgtccaaacaaaaacacttcattATTACAGTATATGATGTCGTTGTTgttagtttttatatttctgttacagtgctttgtttttttttctggttaaAATCCTCTGCCGTTTGCAGAACTGGGACAGATTCCAAATGTCCCCTTCCTCCAGTAAAGCTTAAGCCATGAGCCAAAACTTGTGGGTACAATGCATCATTAACGCTCGCACCGCCGGAAGATTGGTCACCACCTCCCGCTGTGTGGAACAAATTAGCGGCAGACGCGTCACCTCTTTAAACTCCTGCATCAagcaaagagacattttaaactttcatcCAAAACGCTTCTTTCCTCCGTAAAATATTGTCAGAAACGAGCATCGGTTTCTGATGGAGCTGCTTTTGTTGATTCCAGTTTGTTCGCTGACATTTGAAGGAGAATTTCACCAAACTCAGGGATCTTACCGCTCAGATTAAGGCCAGGGTTTATTCTAAAATAACTAGTATATATCATTTGTTGTGCAGCCATGTTGGACAACATTACTGTTGTTCACAGCTGTGTTCTAGCGGCACGGTTAAAAAGCTTTGTCGTCACAGAAAAGGATCAGATATAATCTCTGAAATATGATTATGCTTCTCTTTGATGGAACTGTGCACCTGTTGGGAGTCGTCCAAGATTTTGGGAATTAATCATATTTACTTTCTGGCCGACAGTCAGATTAAAAGATACATGAGCGAATAACCAGCTCCAGTACAAGGTTGAGGATAGAGAGCTGCTGGGATTAAACAACATTTAGCTTCAAACACAGCAGGTGGTGCGAGTTCGTCGAGTCTAAGCTTTATCCTCAAGCATCTAAGAATCAAAGGGTCACTGCTGCTAAATGGGATTTTCTAGAGTGTGTTCACATGAAAGAGACTAATGCCAAAGACGcccaaaacacatttacagtggAAAATATTAACCAAAATATAGAATATCTAGATTTAgttctttttgttctttatatTATTCTCTTATAATGATGTACTTATTTTGTACCTGGCCGACATGAGCCTTTGATTCATCAATATCTGTGGATACGTTCGCTAATatgaaatcttttattttacagataaaTATGCTGACACTTTAGGTTGAATTTTTCAAGTtctaaatatattaaatgtatgctttatttgtgtttatagttatttctaataaagtttattgttaAATCGTAATATATCAAACATCAGTTACATTTCTTAAAAGTCTGATAAGGACATCTTAGGAGTCATTGCCAAATTtggttatatattttgttatataCATTGGAAATATTTTACACCCTAATATTTATCTAAATCTATATGGATTTTTCATTGTGCTATTGacttaaatgttttctttctttgtacCTTTCAGTGAAGATTGATAAAGAAAAGCAGCTTGTTATTCTGGAGGAAGAGTACGAGGTGAGCTGTCTGCGGTTTATTCTCTCCATCGAGTTCTTgttcttcattttaaataaaactttaaattctGATTTAAATTCATGCCACACAGAATCATGTAAAGAGGTGATGAATCTGTTACACTTAGTTTTTGTCTGACATGTTCTAACTTGTACGATAACTTTGAGACAACAGAActgctttttgttgttgtttgttctaGGACATTTCTCCTGATGATCTTGGGGGCGAATTGCCGGAGAGGCAGCCAAGatatccttcaaaataaaagactacTTTTATTTAGACTCCAACATAGCAATGTCAATGTGTGTGCAACATAAGAGACAGTAATTTCTGATTATTAACTTTTGGAAATGATGAGTCATCGGTCAACAAAAGATTGCATAATGCATAATTtagaaatgcattaaaataaagagGTATCTACATCCTATAGGACTACAgacatatttaataataaagctCGATTGAAAAATGGTTTATGATCATATGGAAGGAATTCCATCATCATATTAACATTAATCATTTGTTATCCAATGGTTTAAATGACATCACCTGCCTGATGCTTTCGAACTTTAAAATTGCTTTAAAGTTGATGTCAGTTTATCTACATGAATCAGAtttgttttatctctttatTCTTGTTATATGATGTTTCAATTGAATTAGTCCTGTTAGTGAGTCCTGAAATACGTGAGTTTGTCCTTAGCACCGCGAACGTTTATCGTCTACAGTTATAAATACGTACACGATGATGGACGCGTGTCTTATCCCCTCTGCTTCATCTTCTCCAGTCCAGTGGGTAAGAGCATCTCTGGAATTACTTTTTGACAATAGATTTAGATCGATAGTTAAAAACTAGGTAATATTCTCTCCTAGGCTTTT
Proteins encoded in this window:
- the gmfb gene encoding glia maturation factor beta, whose product is MSDTLVVCGVDEDLVAKLKAFRFRKETNNAAIIMKIDKEKQLVILEEEYEDISPDDLGGELPERQPRFIVYSYKYVHDDGRVSYPLCFIFSSPVGCKPEQQMMYAGSKLQLVQTVKMSKVFEIRNTEDLTEEWLKEKLGFFG